A region of Pyxidicoccus parkwaysis DNA encodes the following proteins:
- a CDS encoding efflux RND transporter permease subunit: MLKTFIKHSVFTVMLMAAVVVFGLYAFPRIGVDQYPNVDIPVVTVTTLLPGADPESIEKNVTKPLEEGLNTLNGVDELNSINLENVSQVTISFKLGTNVDVAAQDVRDRVQATLRQLPDDIETPVVEKFDIGAAPILTLSLSGSLPIDELTRVAEDVVKPSLQSQAGVGSIDVVGGRKREIQLVVDPQRLRGYGLAIGDVSQALQSQSVDLPGGRATQGGRERIVRLTAEARSVAEIGNIIVASPNGTPVRVRDVAAVVDGAQEARGLARSDTGSAIALVVRKQSGANTVQVAESVKESLSEINAELPKGVTVSTISDNSTNIRASIHAVQEDMLLGGVLAVIIVLVFLRNWRSTLVSAIALPVSVIGTFAVMAMLGFTFNIITMLALTLSIGLLIDDAIVVIENIVRHLEEGKSPMQAALEGTSQIVIAVLAVTLAIVAVFIPVAFMEGTIGQFFYQFGVTVAVAVLISYAVSMTLTPMLSSRLLKGHSHGAPTGRVSAAIERALVGLENWYRRILGRVLERRGLVLIAAVGVLVLTLGMARFLKFTFIPPSDNGTVRVTLELPVGSTLEDTERELGTVAAQVRGMEGVKETFSTAGGGTLEEVHKGEVLVNLVPRKERAFDQETFKARLRGALPQLPGVLLSVQDVSGVGGGGRNQQVQYVLRGTDWPQVVAASEKLLATMKSNPGLTDVDTTYRAGKPQYDVRIDRERAAKLGVPAAQVGIALRSYLGRDEFMTYREGGETYDVKLRLPDATLASQEALGQLTVRTTTGQLVELRNVATIIPSEGPVQIDRQNQKRQITLLANLAPGYTLGEAMSSVTAQAQQVLPQGVVGSFAGNAKELGKTAVAFGTAMGLGILLLYMILAAQFGSYIHPFTIMLSLPFALIGAIGALLLSGNALSMIALIGVIMLMGLVVKNGILLVDFTQQLRDAGRSARDALLQAAPVRLRPILMTTIAMVAGMVPVALAKGDGAETRVPMALVIIGGLISSTVLTLVVVPVVYSLLDGLSARFKRGKSDAHASHPEVAVDGALMGEGSH; encoded by the coding sequence ATGCTCAAGACCTTCATCAAACACTCTGTCTTCACCGTCATGCTGATGGCGGCGGTCGTCGTCTTCGGCCTCTACGCCTTCCCGCGCATCGGCGTCGACCAGTACCCCAACGTCGACATCCCCGTCGTCACCGTCACCACGCTGCTGCCGGGCGCGGACCCCGAGTCCATCGAGAAGAACGTCACCAAGCCACTCGAAGAGGGCCTCAACACGCTCAACGGCGTGGACGAGCTCAACTCCATCAACCTGGAGAACGTCAGCCAGGTCACCATCAGCTTCAAGCTGGGCACCAACGTGGACGTGGCCGCGCAGGACGTGAGAGACCGCGTGCAGGCCACGCTGCGCCAGTTGCCGGATGACATCGAGACGCCCGTCGTCGAGAAGTTCGACATCGGCGCGGCGCCCATCCTCACGCTGTCCCTCTCCGGCTCGCTGCCCATCGACGAGCTGACGCGCGTGGCCGAGGACGTGGTGAAGCCCTCGCTCCAGAGTCAGGCGGGCGTGGGCAGCATCGACGTGGTGGGTGGCCGCAAGCGCGAAATCCAGCTCGTGGTGGACCCGCAGCGGCTGCGCGGCTACGGGCTGGCCATCGGCGACGTGAGTCAGGCCCTCCAGTCGCAGAGCGTGGACCTGCCCGGCGGGCGCGCCACGCAGGGCGGCCGCGAGCGAATCGTCCGCCTGACGGCCGAGGCGCGCAGCGTGGCGGAGATTGGCAACATCATCGTCGCCAGCCCCAACGGCACGCCGGTGCGCGTGCGTGACGTGGCGGCGGTGGTGGACGGCGCGCAGGAGGCGCGGGGCCTCGCCCGCTCGGACACGGGCTCCGCCATCGCCCTCGTGGTGCGCAAGCAGTCGGGCGCCAACACGGTGCAGGTGGCCGAGAGCGTCAAGGAGTCGCTCTCTGAAATCAACGCCGAGCTTCCCAAGGGCGTGACGGTCAGCACCATCAGCGACAACTCCACCAACATCCGCGCCTCCATCCACGCGGTGCAGGAGGACATGCTGCTGGGCGGCGTGCTCGCCGTCATCATCGTGCTCGTCTTCCTGCGCAACTGGCGCTCGACGCTGGTGTCCGCCATCGCGCTGCCGGTGAGCGTCATCGGCACCTTCGCGGTGATGGCCATGCTGGGCTTCACCTTCAACATCATCACCATGCTGGCGCTGACGCTCTCCATCGGCCTGCTCATCGACGACGCCATCGTGGTCATCGAGAACATCGTCCGCCACCTGGAGGAGGGGAAGTCACCCATGCAGGCGGCGCTGGAGGGCACCTCGCAGATTGTCATCGCGGTGCTCGCGGTGACGCTCGCCATCGTGGCCGTCTTCATCCCCGTGGCGTTCATGGAGGGGACGATTGGCCAGTTCTTCTACCAGTTCGGCGTCACGGTGGCCGTGGCGGTGCTCATCTCCTACGCGGTGTCGATGACGCTCACGCCCATGCTGTCCAGCCGCCTGCTCAAGGGGCACAGCCACGGCGCCCCCACGGGCCGGGTGAGCGCCGCCATCGAGCGCGCGCTGGTGGGCCTGGAGAACTGGTACCGCCGCATCCTGGGCCGCGTGCTGGAGCGGCGCGGCCTGGTCCTCATCGCGGCCGTGGGCGTGCTGGTGCTGACGCTGGGGATGGCGCGCTTCCTCAAGTTCACCTTCATCCCGCCCTCCGACAACGGCACGGTGCGCGTGACGCTCGAGCTGCCCGTGGGCTCCACCCTGGAGGACACGGAGCGGGAGCTCGGCACCGTGGCCGCGCAGGTGCGCGGCATGGAGGGCGTGAAGGAGACGTTCAGCACCGCGGGCGGCGGCACGCTGGAGGAGGTGCACAAGGGCGAGGTGCTGGTGAACCTGGTGCCCCGCAAGGAGCGCGCGTTCGACCAGGAGACCTTCAAGGCGCGCCTGCGCGGCGCGCTGCCGCAGCTTCCCGGCGTGCTGCTCTCCGTGCAGGACGTCTCCGGCGTCGGCGGTGGTGGCCGCAACCAGCAGGTGCAGTACGTGCTGCGCGGCACGGACTGGCCCCAGGTCGTCGCCGCCAGCGAGAAGCTGCTCGCCACGATGAAGTCCAACCCCGGCCTCACCGACGTCGACACGACGTACCGCGCCGGCAAGCCGCAGTACGACGTGCGCATCGACCGCGAGCGCGCCGCGAAGCTGGGCGTGCCCGCCGCGCAGGTGGGCATCGCCCTGCGCTCCTACCTCGGCCGCGATGAGTTCATGACGTACCGCGAGGGCGGCGAGACGTACGACGTGAAGCTGCGCCTGCCGGACGCCACGCTCGCCTCGCAGGAGGCGCTGGGACAGCTCACCGTGCGCACCACCACCGGGCAGCTGGTGGAGCTGCGCAACGTGGCCACCATCATCCCCTCCGAGGGCCCGGTGCAGATTGACCGGCAGAATCAGAAGCGGCAGATCACCCTGCTCGCGAACCTCGCGCCCGGCTACACCCTCGGCGAGGCCATGAGCTCCGTCACTGCGCAGGCGCAGCAGGTGCTGCCCCAGGGCGTGGTGGGCAGCTTCGCCGGCAACGCGAAGGAGCTGGGCAAGACGGCCGTGGCCTTCGGCACCGCGATGGGGTTGGGCATCCTCCTGCTGTACATGATTCTGGCGGCGCAGTTCGGCAGCTACATCCACCCCTTCACCATCATGCTCTCGCTGCCCTTCGCGCTCATCGGCGCCATCGGCGCGCTGCTCTTGTCGGGCAACGCCCTGTCGATGATTGCCCTCATCGGCGTCATCATGCTGATGGGCCTGGTGGTGAAGAACGGCATCCTCCTGGTGGACTTCACCCAGCAGCTCCGCGACGCGGGACGGAGCGCGCGCGATGCGCTCCTGCAGGCCGCGCCGGTGCGCCTGCGCCCCATCCTCATGACGACCATCGCCATGGTGGCCGGCATGGTGCCGGTGGCGCTCGCCAAGGGAGATGGTGCCGAGACGCGCGTGCCCATGGCGCTCGTCATCATCGGCGGCCTCATCAGCTCCACGGTGCTGACGCTGGTGGTGGTGCCCGTCGTGTACTCGCTGCTGGACGGGCTCTCCGCGCGCTTCAAGCGCGGCAAGAGCGACGCTCACGCCTCGCATCCGGAGGTCGCGGTGGACGGCGCCCTCATGGGCGAGGGCTCCCACTGA